One Gloeobacter morelensis MG652769 DNA window includes the following coding sequences:
- a CDS encoding DUF2887 domain-containing protein, with translation MRTDHLFYKLFQAFPETLFQLIGLQPPAPGSYSFDAVEVKQTALRIDGVFVPSVPREPYYFVEVQFQKDKDIYWRLCTELLLYMRGSAPEGDWRAVLIFAGRHLDVEVPATLSGWAADVRFGRVYLDELVVEEDSPLGLSLVRLVVEQERTFPARARRLLERTRERLPAGEARQRALELIETIIVYKLRYGPEALRAMFTLDELENTPYVQGLKAQARREAGREARLSLVLRQLDRRVGVLEPGMIERIGRLPDERLDALAEALLDFGSAADLQSWLDSQMPG, from the coding sequence GTGCGCACCGACCACCTTTTCTACAAGCTCTTCCAGGCTTTCCCCGAGACGCTGTTCCAGCTGATCGGCCTGCAACCGCCCGCACCGGGCAGCTACTCTTTCGATGCGGTCGAGGTCAAACAGACCGCCCTGCGCATCGACGGGGTCTTCGTTCCCAGCGTGCCGAGAGAACCTTACTATTTCGTCGAGGTGCAGTTTCAAAAAGACAAGGACATTTATTGGCGGTTGTGCACCGAACTGCTGCTGTACATGCGCGGGTCCGCTCCGGAAGGCGACTGGCGGGCGGTGCTGATCTTTGCCGGCCGCCATCTGGATGTCGAAGTGCCTGCGACCTTGAGCGGCTGGGCGGCGGACGTGCGCTTCGGGCGGGTCTACCTTGACGAGCTGGTTGTCGAGGAGGACAGTCCGCTGGGTCTGTCGCTGGTGCGGTTGGTGGTCGAGCAGGAGCGCACCTTCCCCGCCCGGGCACGGCGGTTATTGGAGCGCACGCGGGAGCGGTTGCCTGCCGGGGAGGCGAGGCAGCGGGCGCTGGAGTTGATCGAGACTATCATTGTGTACAAGCTGCGCTACGGTCCGGAGGCGCTCCGAGCGATGTTCACCCTTGATGAATTGGAGAACACTCCCTACGTGCAGGGACTCAAGGCGCAAGCCAGACGCGAGGCCGGACGCGAGGCCCGGTTGTCCCTGGTCCTTCGCCAACTCGACAGGCGCGTCGGTGTTCTGGAACCCGGGATGATCGAGCGCATCGGCAGGCTGCCGGACGAAAGGCTCGACGCCCTGGCCGAGGCGCTGCTGGACTTCGGCTCCGCGGCCGATCTGCAAAGCTGGCTCGACAGCCAGATGCCGGGCTGA
- a CDS encoding O-methyltransferase — protein MGVLGHPKAEAVLDRLHAEADRQFPALLLHYLPKLPGLLLGGGIAWDRANTDFYQDKYIPIDRDQGEWLYLLARSIGARTIVEFGTSFGISTIYLAAAVQDNGGGRVIGTEIVPEKVLQARKHIAQAGLDCSVEIREGDALLTLQHLNPPIDMVLMDGWVHLALDVLKLLDPAIRKGGIVVADNVGTFKAGLRSYVEFLRDPANGYRSTTLNLKGGTEFSVKIRP, from the coding sequence GTGGGCGTTCTGGGTCATCCAAAAGCCGAAGCGGTGCTCGACCGGCTCCACGCCGAGGCCGACCGTCAATTTCCGGCGCTGCTGCTGCACTACCTGCCCAAATTGCCCGGGTTGCTCTTGGGAGGCGGCATCGCCTGGGACAGGGCCAACACGGATTTTTACCAGGACAAATACATTCCCATCGACCGGGATCAGGGCGAATGGCTGTACCTGCTGGCCCGCTCCATCGGTGCTCGGACGATTGTCGAATTTGGCACATCGTTCGGGATATCGACCATTTACCTGGCCGCCGCCGTCCAGGACAACGGCGGCGGCCGGGTGATCGGCACCGAGATCGTGCCTGAGAAGGTGCTCCAGGCGCGCAAACATATCGCGCAGGCGGGTCTGGACTGCAGTGTAGAAATCCGCGAGGGAGACGCCCTCCTCACACTGCAACATCTAAATCCGCCCATCGACATGGTGTTGATGGACGGCTGGGTGCACCTGGCCCTCGACGTCTTGAAACTGCTCGATCCTGCGATTCGCAAAGGCGGCATCGTCGTCGCCGACAACGTCGGCACCTTCAAAGCGGGTCTTAGATCCTACGTGGAGTTCCTGCGCGACCCCGCCAACGGCTATCGCTCGACCACGCTCAACCTCAAAGGCGGTACCGAGTTCTCCGTCAAAATCCGGCCCTGA